GGCAGCTGGCCCAGCTGGGGCTGGGGTTGGTCATCGTCGTCGGGCTGATTTTTCTGCTTGGCTATCTGATGCGACGGGTCGGCCCGATGGCGTCGCAGGGCGGGCAACACATCCGGTTGGTCAGCAGCTACCCGCTGGGGCCGCGTGATCGGCTGGTACTGGTCGACGTTGGCGGGCAACAGATGCTGCTGGGTATCTCGCCCGGCCGCATCAATACCCTGCACGTATTCGACGAGCCGGTAGCCGATGCGGAGGGCGGTGCGGTGAGCGGCGATTTTGCCCGTAAGCTGCAGGCGATACTCAAACGGGAGCAGAAGCCATGATCCGCTGGAGTCTGTTGCTGCTGATGTTACTGGCGCCGATGGTATTCGCGCAATCGGCGGGCGACCCGCTGAGCCTGCCGGCCATTACTCTGACCACCGACGCCGAGGGCGAGCAGACCTACTCGGTCAGTCTGCAGATTCTGCTGTTGATGAGCGCCCTGACGTTCATTCCGGCGTTTGTAATGATGATGACCAGCTTTACCCGCATCATCATAGTTTTCGCCATTCTGCGTCAGGCGCTGGGGTTGCAGTCCACGCCATCGAGCCAGATTCTGGTGGGGTTGGCGCTGTTTCTGACCCTGTTCATCATGGCGCCGGTATTCGAACGCATCAATGAAAGCGCGCTGCAGCCTTACCTGGACGAGCAACTGGCACCGCAGCAGGCGCTGGAGCAGGCCAGTGTGCCATTGCGCGAATTCATGCTGGCGCAGACCCGCGAAACGGATCTGGAACTCTTTGTCCGCCTGGCCAAGCGCACCGATCTGACCGGTCCGGATGAAGTACCGTTCCACATCCTGGTGCCGGCCTTCGTTACCTCCGAATTGAAGACGGCTTTTCAGATCGGCTTCATGATCTTTATTCCGTTTCTGGTAATTGATCTGGTGGTCGCCAGTGTGTTGATGGCCATGGGTATGATGATGCTGTCGCCACTGATCATCTCATTGCCATTCAAGATCATGCTGTTTGTGTTGGTGGATGGTTGGGCGTTGATCATAGGTACGCTGGCCGCCAGTTTCGCAGTCACATAGGAGTACCGCGTATGACGCCTGAAATCGCTGTTGATCTGTTCCGGCAGGCGATCTGGCTGACTACCGTGATGGTGGCGGTCATTGTCCTGCCGAGTCTGGCGGTAGGCCTGATGGTGGCGGTATTTC
Above is a genomic segment from Halopseudomonas litoralis containing:
- the fliO gene encoding flagellar biosynthetic protein FliO — translated: MSLLRALITASTVCLSLPLAAAPAATQNESGTTLIGQLAQLGLGLVIVVGLIFLLGYLMRRVGPMASQGGQHIRLVSSYPLGPRDRLVLVDVGGQQMLLGISPGRINTLHVFDEPVADAEGGAVSGDFARKLQAILKREQKP
- the fliP gene encoding flagellar type III secretion system pore protein FliP (The bacterial flagellar biogenesis protein FliP forms a type III secretion system (T3SS)-type pore required for flagellar assembly.), whose product is MIRWSLLLLMLLAPMVFAQSAGDPLSLPAITLTTDAEGEQTYSVSLQILLLMSALTFIPAFVMMMTSFTRIIIVFAILRQALGLQSTPSSQILVGLALFLTLFIMAPVFERINESALQPYLDEQLAPQQALEQASVPLREFMLAQTRETDLELFVRLAKRTDLTGPDEVPFHILVPAFVTSELKTAFQIGFMIFIPFLVIDLVVASVLMAMGMMMLSPLIISLPFKIMLFVLVDGWALIIGTLAASFAVT